Proteins encoded in a region of the Delphinus delphis chromosome 13, mDelDel1.2, whole genome shotgun sequence genome:
- the PHETA1 gene encoding sesquipedalian-1, protein MKLNERSLAFYATCDAPADNAGFLYKKGGRHAAYHRRWFVLRGNMLFYFEDAASREPVGVIILEGCTVELVEAAEEFAFAVRFAGARARTYVLAAESQAAMEGWVKALSRASFDYLRLVVRELERQLAAVRAGGGPAPPRRPRALPPKENGCAVWSSETPAAPSPRPGPEPPPLPPRRRASAPNGPLDSASFAQLHEWYGQEVRALRGQWLRSHAQP, encoded by the coding sequence ATGAAGCTGAACGAGCGCAGCCTGGCCTTCTACGCCACCTGCGACGCCCCGGCCGACAACGCGGGCTTCCTGTACAAGAAGGGCGGCCGGCATGCGGCCTACCACCGCCGCTGGTTTGTGCTGCGCGGCAACATGCTCTTCTACTTCGAGGACGCGGCCAGCCGTGAGCCCGTGGGCGTCATCATCCTGGAGGGCTGCACTGTGGAGCTGGTGGAGGCGGCCGAGGAGTTCGCCTTCGCCGTGCGCTTCGCTGGGGCCCGGGCCCGCACCTACGTGCTGGCGGCCGAGAGCCAGGCCGCCATGGAGGGCTGGGTGAAGGCGCTGTCGCGGGCCAGCTTCGACTACCTGCGGCTGGTGGTGCGCGAGCTGGAGCGGCAGCTGGCAGCCGTGCGCGCAGGAGGcggcccagccccgccccgccgaCCCCGCGCGCTCCCGCCCAAAGAGAATGGCTGTGCCGTGTGGAGCTCGGAGACGCCCgccgcccccagcccccggcccggCCCCGAGCCTCCGCCACTGCCGCCCCGCCGGCGGGCCTCGGCGCCCAACGGGCCTCTCGACTCGGCCTCCTTCGCCCAGCTGCACGAGTGGTACGGGCAGGAGGTCAGGGCGCTGAGGGGCCAGTGGCTCCGCAGCCACGCCCAGCCCTGA